Proteins encoded within one genomic window of Mycolicibacterium aubagnense:
- a CDS encoding universal stress protein has protein sequence MVVGIDGSQWAVNAALWAIDEAISRDVPLRLLYVVEPRGHGDIDPEQEARDLACADVSVRRTLVAVESAEKPVKIEWEVLQGHPARVLLNAARSADLLCMGSLGIAHATGSRLGSTAANLATSALCPVAIVRSGGQHRSAGPRHVVVEIDESPDSVNVLDAGITEARLRGAPLTVLATSTTKLADVHEHIPDENARARLDKRLARHRLANPDIEFNPVTVNVSTMNYLEHHADSIQLLVISRHRRPGLGEIVGTARAVPSQVNCSVLICQHNQRL, from the coding sequence GTGGTGGTCGGCATCGATGGCTCACAGTGGGCGGTGAACGCTGCCCTGTGGGCCATCGACGAAGCGATCAGTCGCGATGTGCCTCTGCGTTTGCTTTATGTGGTTGAACCACGTGGCCATGGCGACATCGATCCCGAACAGGAAGCCCGAGATTTGGCCTGTGCCGACGTGTCTGTCCGCCGGACCCTGGTCGCAGTCGAGTCAGCCGAGAAACCGGTGAAGATCGAGTGGGAAGTTCTGCAGGGGCACCCCGCCAGGGTGCTGTTGAACGCGGCCCGATCAGCCGATCTCCTCTGCATGGGCTCCCTCGGCATCGCCCATGCGACAGGGTCCCGGCTCGGCTCCACCGCAGCGAATTTGGCGACCTCGGCGCTGTGCCCGGTTGCCATCGTTCGCAGCGGCGGTCAGCATCGGTCAGCAGGTCCCCGGCACGTGGTCGTAGAGATCGACGAGAGTCCGGACAGCGTCAATGTTCTCGACGCCGGCATTACTGAAGCCCGGCTGCGCGGTGCCCCGCTGACGGTGCTGGCGACGTCGACGACCAAGCTGGCGGACGTTCACGAGCACATCCCGGATGAGAACGCCCGCGCGCGTTTGGACAAGCGGCTTGCGCGCCACCGCCTGGCCAACCCGGACATCGAGTTCAATCCGGTCACCGTCAACGTTTCAACGATGAATTATCTGGAGCACCATGCTGATTCGATCCAACTACTGGTCATCAGCAGGCATCGCCGGCCCGGTTTGGGAGAGATCGTCGGGACGGCGCGCGCGGTTCCGAGTCAGGTCAACTGCAGCGTATTGATTTGCCAGCATAACCAGCGCTTGTAA
- the dosR gene encoding hypoxia response regulator transcription factor DosR/DevR, with the protein MVTVFLVDDHEVVRRGLIDLLSADPDLEVIGEAGSVSHAMAQIPALRPDVAVLDVRLPDGNGIELCRDLLSRLPDLRCLMLTSFTSDEAMLDAVLAGASGFVIKDIKGMELAEAIKAVGAGRSLLDNRAAAALMAKLRNAAERSDPLSGLTDQERVLLDLLGEGLTNKQIAARMFLAEKTVKNYVSRLLAKLGMERRTQAAVFVSKLDRPQLSDN; encoded by the coding sequence ATGGTCACTGTTTTTCTCGTCGATGACCACGAGGTCGTGCGGCGTGGATTGATCGACCTGCTGAGTGCGGACCCTGACCTGGAGGTCATCGGTGAGGCCGGGTCGGTGTCGCATGCCATGGCCCAGATTCCTGCACTGAGGCCCGACGTCGCGGTGCTCGACGTGCGCCTCCCGGACGGCAACGGCATCGAGCTGTGCCGTGATCTGCTGTCCCGTCTGCCCGACCTTCGTTGCCTGATGCTGACCTCGTTCACTTCTGACGAGGCCATGCTGGATGCGGTCCTGGCCGGCGCGAGCGGCTTCGTCATCAAGGACATCAAGGGCATGGAACTGGCAGAGGCCATCAAAGCCGTCGGCGCGGGACGGTCCCTGTTGGACAATCGCGCCGCGGCAGCGTTGATGGCCAAGCTGCGCAACGCCGCCGAACGGTCGGACCCCCTGTCGGGCCTGACCGACCAGGAGCGGGTGCTGCTGGATCTGCTCGGTGAAGGGTTGACCAATAAGCAGATCGCCGCGCGGATGTTCCTGGCGGAGAAGACGGTAAAGAACTATGTGTCGCGTCTGCTCGCCAAACTTGGCATGGAGCGGCGGACCCAGGCTGCGGTGTTCGTGTCGAAACTGGACAGACCCCAGCTTTCGGACAATTGA